In Lacrimispora indolis DSM 755, a genomic segment contains:
- a CDS encoding histidinol-phosphatase HisJ family protein encodes MLPDYHFHTDFSGDSQTPMRAQLERALSLGMTSLCVTDHHDYDVDSVIDFTLQTDQYFEAMSALRDEYKDRIDLRIGIELGLQTHLKEYYRELLSAYPFDFVIGSTHFINRKDPAYPEFFEGREEQEAYLQYFQATLDNVKNIDNYDVAGHIDYIVRYGPNKALYYSYEAYRDILDGILRAIIERGKGIECNTAGLRKGIGQPNPCDRILMRYKELGGEIITIGSDAHIPEDLGADFHTARELLKQCGFSYYTEFRGRNPEFKPI; translated from the coding sequence ATGCTGCCAGACTACCATTTTCATACGGATTTTTCAGGAGACTCCCAAACTCCCATGCGTGCCCAGCTAGAGCGGGCCTTAAGCCTTGGAATGACATCCCTCTGCGTTACGGACCACCATGATTATGACGTGGATTCTGTCATTGATTTTACCCTTCAGACGGATCAGTATTTTGAGGCAATGTCTGCCTTAAGAGACGAATATAAGGACCGGATCGATCTTCGCATAGGGATTGAGCTGGGACTTCAGACTCATTTAAAGGAATATTACAGGGAATTGTTATCAGCCTATCCCTTTGATTTTGTTATCGGCTCCACTCATTTCATTAATAGAAAGGATCCTGCTTATCCTGAATTTTTTGAAGGAAGAGAGGAACAGGAGGCATATCTTCAATATTTCCAGGCCACACTGGATAATGTGAAAAATATTGACAACTATGATGTGGCAGGCCACATTGACTACATTGTCCGTTATGGCCCCAATAAGGCTCTTTACTACAGCTACGAAGCCTACCGGGATATTCTTGACGGCATTTTAAGGGCCATTATAGAACGGGGTAAGGGAATTGAATGCAACACAGCCGGACTCCGGAAAGGGATCGGACAGCCAAACCCCTGTGACAGAATATTAATGCGGTATAAGGAATTAGGCGGGGAGATCATAACCATAGGCTCCGATGCCCACATACCGGAAGATTTAGGCGCGGACTTTCATACAGCCAGGGAGCTTTTAAAGCAATGCGGATTTTCCTATTATACTGAATTTCGCGGACGCAATCCGGAATTCAAGCCAATATAA
- a CDS encoding carbohydrate ABC transporter permease codes for MNNMLGKKSFVACFVLPALILFISFSIIPLFISGAYSLFQYDGMGKMEFIGLGNYIRLFAEDRHFVKAVLNSFLLVSASLIIQLPISLLLAMVLARGVKGEKFFRTVYFLPVVISSMVIGQLWMKMFNSEYGLLNNLIRALGASDFNYSWLSNPKTAFLSTLVPAVWQYIGYHMLIFYAGIKSISQDYYEAAQIDGASKWQVNTKITLPLLAPVIKTCVIFSITGSLRAFDLIYVMTGGGPNHASEVPATLMYNNLFRRGLYGYGSAQAFFIVVECLLFTFIVSRLFKKAEENASAI; via the coding sequence ATGAATAACATGTTGGGAAAAAAGAGCTTTGTGGCCTGCTTTGTGCTGCCTGCGCTCATCCTGTTTATCAGCTTCAGCATCATCCCCCTTTTTATCTCCGGAGCCTACAGCCTTTTCCAGTACGATGGCATGGGGAAAATGGAGTTTATCGGGCTTGGGAATTATATCAGGCTGTTTGCAGAGGACCGCCACTTTGTGAAGGCCGTTTTAAATTCCTTTCTTTTAGTAAGCGCATCCTTAATCATTCAGCTGCCCATTTCCCTTTTACTGGCAATGGTTCTGGCAAGAGGGGTAAAAGGAGAAAAGTTCTTCCGCACGGTTTACTTTTTGCCTGTGGTTATATCCAGCATGGTAATCGGTCAGCTGTGGATGAAGATGTTTAACAGCGAATATGGACTTTTGAATAACTTGATCCGGGCATTGGGAGCTTCTGATTTCAATTATTCCTGGCTTTCCAATCCTAAAACAGCATTTCTCTCCACATTGGTTCCTGCTGTGTGGCAATATATCGGCTATCATATGCTGATCTTTTATGCAGGGATCAAATCCATTTCACAGGATTATTATGAGGCGGCTCAAATCGACGGAGCCAGCAAGTGGCAGGTGAATACAAAGATCACCCTGCCCCTCCTGGCCCCTGTTATCAAGACCTGTGTCATATTCTCCATTACCGGTTCTTTGAGGGCCTTTGATCTCATCTATGTCATGACCGGGGGCGGACCCAACCATGCCAGTGAAGTGCCGGCAACCCTGATGTACAATAACTTATTCCGCAGAGGCTTATATGGGTATGGAAGCGCACAGGCATTTTTCATTGTAGTGGAATGCCTGCTGTTTACCTTTATTGTGAGCAGGCTGTTTAAAAAAGCGGAAGAAAATGCATCTGCCATATAA
- a CDS encoding response regulator, whose translation MEIKVLIVDDEKLERVLIKRGFPWEDHGFSVIGEASSGMEALEFIKYRKPQLVLTDISMPHMDGLELAERISALDESIHVIMITGYREFEYARRAVKLGVEDFLLKPIDMNELKEITLKIREKIIKEKDRKNEVEMLKQSVSADQDILMESFFQRLVEKRTSEEEAAKKLLAYGCEALLEGCCCLNIHLKEERPGEAQAGLHKRAMDLLGENSINGTISFLHYMKNIILFCTAGSLNDGGEIAWKIHQMLEENHIDSTIGISRSHQGYEGIAEAFAQSEHALSASVLLGDNRIITYEEYMHIMEKNPDKLAFDWEDFLFSLTNGISDKVSAAIEDYVSGVRNSRVTEVEYLRLTVMDLMSKAGSTLNKYGVSLEQLIGEDRLYESIQSIQTVEECRPFLDESIRMILSYHNSKKTKQGNKVVNEALEYIDENFCDPALSLKTVASEVYSNESYLSRVFKKEVGQSLIEYILKKRIEESIRLLNTTDLKVYEIAEKVGFRDSHYFGICFKKHVGVTIKEFKQR comes from the coding sequence ATGGAGATCAAAGTTCTGATTGTTGATGATGAAAAACTGGAACGGGTACTGATTAAAAGAGGATTTCCATGGGAAGATCATGGATTTTCGGTCATAGGGGAGGCTTCCTCAGGAATGGAAGCATTGGAATTTATCAAGTACAGAAAGCCGCAGCTGGTTCTAACCGATATCAGTATGCCCCATATGGATGGTTTGGAGCTGGCAGAACGTATTTCAGCTCTGGATGAGAGCATTCATGTGATTATGATCACAGGATACCGGGAATTTGAATACGCAAGGCGGGCGGTGAAGCTGGGGGTGGAGGATTTTCTTCTTAAGCCCATTGATATGAATGAGCTGAAAGAAATCACTCTTAAGATCAGGGAAAAAATCATAAAGGAAAAGGACCGTAAGAATGAGGTGGAGATGTTAAAACAGAGCGTTTCCGCTGACCAGGACATATTAATGGAAAGTTTCTTTCAACGGCTGGTAGAAAAGCGGACCAGTGAGGAGGAAGCGGCAAAAAAGCTCCTTGCCTATGGCTGTGAGGCTCTGCTGGAAGGTTGCTGCTGCCTTAACATCCACTTAAAGGAAGAACGGCCGGGGGAAGCCCAGGCCGGGCTCCATAAAAGGGCGATGGACCTCCTTGGCGAAAATTCCATTAACGGAACCATATCTTTTCTTCATTATATGAAAAATATCATTCTGTTTTGTACGGCAGGAAGCTTAAATGACGGCGGGGAAATCGCCTGGAAGATCCATCAGATGCTGGAGGAAAATCACATTGATTCCACCATTGGCATCAGCCGCAGCCATCAGGGCTATGAGGGAATTGCAGAGGCCTTTGCCCAGTCGGAGCATGCTCTCAGCGCATCGGTGCTGTTAGGGGATAACCGGATCATCACTTACGAAGAATACATGCACATCATGGAAAAAAATCCGGATAAGCTGGCTTTTGACTGGGAGGATTTTCTTTTTTCCCTGACCAATGGAATTTCCGACAAGGTGTCCGCTGCGATCGAGGATTATGTGAGTGGGGTCAGGAATTCAAGGGTAACGGAAGTGGAGTATTTAAGGCTTACGGTTATGGATCTCATGTCAAAGGCGGGAAGCACCCTTAATAAGTATGGGGTCAGCTTGGAACAGCTCATCGGGGAAGACCGGTTGTATGAATCCATACAGTCCATCCAGACGGTGGAGGAGTGCCGTCCGTTTCTGGATGAATCCATCCGAATGATTCTCAGCTATCATAACAGCAAAAAGACAAAGCAGGGAAATAAGGTGGTAAACGAAGCCCTGGAATACATTGATGAAAACTTCTGCGATCCCGCGCTCTCTCTTAAAACCGTTGCCTCGGAGGTCTATTCCAATGAAAGCTATTTAAGCAGGGTGTTTAAAAAAGAGGTGGGTCAGAGTCTGATTGAATATATACTGAAAAAAAGAATCGAAGAGAGCATCCGTCTCCTCAATACCACGGATTTAAAGGTTTATGAAATAGCGGAAAAGGTGGGGTTCCGGGATTCCCACTACTTTGGTATCTGTTTTAAAAAGCACGTGGGAGTGACCATTAAGGAGTTTAAGCAAAGGTAG
- a CDS encoding GH36-type glycosyl hydrolase domain-containing protein produces the protein MKYEFKGNQGDFYMENPDLTSYLYFPLANESGVMSCVSPDLGGDSKMDQNSFLMPPVSCENLHNDKSSRNVWCRVDGRGLWSLTGRSSWQQAQLFSDHKESAAVEAGFMHHKLTRTLKQLGLKGTISSLVPATGEKAELMKIQIENISGEYKSIQIVTAIPLYARSADNIRDHRHVTALLHRIKTTPSGVIVTPAMTFDERGHKRNHRSYGVFGGNEFQRPVGYYPVLEDFIGEGGNLENPKALYENPLKPQGVDFETGGYEALGGLCFQECRIGPKEKVTYFVAMGYGNTEEELIQSCEQFLNERAFDRCWEQTADYWNNKVNVRLNTGNHVFDLWMRWVSFQPMLRRIYGCSFLPHHDYGKGGRGWRDLWQDCLALLMMDSSGVRQMLIDNFGGVRMDGTNATIIGSGQGEFIADRNNIARVWMDHGVWPFLTTELYVHQTGDLGILLENNSYFKDVQVCRGEEKDLKWKAEDGERQRDGEGQIYSGTILEHLLVQNLTSFYDVGEHNHIRIRGADWNDALDLASQRGESVAFTCMYGYNLKGLADFLEELKAQGTEELEVAQEIRQLLTEDRAVYDDIGKKQEILAHYCRSCSHRISGKKAVINGEELQADLRAKASWIFDHVRETEWISSRNGYGWYNGYYDNSGNKVEGEGAAEVRMMLTSQVFSLMSGVATDRQVGEVVKASHAHLYKEDIGGYRLNTDFHEVKMDLGRMFGFAYGHKENGAVFSHMATMYGNALYRRNASREGYHALMSLFDHCSNSEKSRVYPGIPEYVDARGRGVYHYLTGAASWYLVTVITEMFGIRGQYGDLVFKPQLLKEQFDWQHEAWASLIFAGKSLKVIYKNPRSLDPETYRITGISLNGIPCQPLNRDWGIGREELLKLPGQELHTITVDLNAE, from the coding sequence ATGAAATATGAGTTTAAGGGAAACCAGGGCGATTTTTATATGGAAAATCCGGACCTGACCAGTTATTTATATTTTCCCCTGGCAAATGAGTCCGGGGTAATGAGCTGCGTATCTCCTGACCTGGGAGGGGACAGCAAGATGGATCAGAATTCCTTTTTAATGCCTCCTGTCAGCTGTGAAAATCTACATAACGACAAATCCTCCAGAAATGTATGGTGCAGGGTTGACGGCAGGGGGTTATGGTCCCTGACCGGCCGTTCATCCTGGCAGCAGGCTCAGCTGTTTTCCGATCATAAGGAATCAGCGGCTGTGGAAGCGGGCTTCATGCATCATAAGCTGACCAGAACTTTAAAACAGCTGGGCCTAAAAGGGACTATCAGCAGCCTTGTTCCGGCCACCGGAGAAAAGGCCGAGCTGATGAAGATCCAGATTGAAAATATTTCCGGCGAATATAAAAGTATTCAGATAGTCACAGCCATCCCTCTCTATGCCCGTTCTGCGGATAATATCAGGGACCACCGGCATGTGACGGCTCTTCTCCACAGAATTAAAACAACACCTTCCGGAGTCATTGTGACTCCTGCCATGACCTTTGACGAACGGGGTCATAAGAGAAACCACCGGTCTTACGGCGTATTTGGAGGGAATGAATTCCAGCGTCCTGTGGGATATTACCCGGTTTTAGAGGATTTTATAGGGGAAGGCGGAAATCTTGAAAATCCAAAAGCCTTATATGAAAACCCGCTGAAGCCTCAGGGTGTGGATTTTGAGACAGGCGGCTATGAAGCTCTTGGAGGGCTTTGCTTTCAGGAATGCAGGATAGGGCCGAAGGAAAAGGTAACGTATTTTGTGGCAATGGGATATGGAAATACGGAAGAAGAGCTGATACAAAGCTGTGAGCAGTTTCTTAATGAAAGGGCGTTTGACAGGTGCTGGGAACAGACCGCAGATTACTGGAATAACAAGGTCAATGTGAGACTGAACACAGGAAACCATGTCTTTGACCTTTGGATGCGGTGGGTAAGCTTTCAGCCCATGCTGCGGAGAATTTACGGCTGTTCCTTTCTGCCTCATCATGATTATGGAAAAGGAGGTCGGGGGTGGAGAGATTTGTGGCAGGACTGTCTGGCATTGCTGATGATGGATTCGTCAGGGGTCCGTCAGATGTTAATTGACAATTTCGGCGGGGTGCGTATGGATGGGACCAATGCCACGATTATCGGAAGTGGACAGGGAGAATTTATTGCGGATAGAAACAACATTGCAAGGGTTTGGATGGATCACGGGGTATGGCCCTTTTTAACCACGGAATTATATGTCCATCAGACCGGAGATCTTGGGATCCTCCTGGAAAACAACAGCTACTTTAAGGATGTTCAGGTTTGCCGCGGGGAGGAAAAGGATCTTAAATGGAAGGCAGAAGACGGGGAGCGGCAGCGGGATGGCGAGGGTCAAATTTATTCAGGAACAATCCTTGAGCATCTTCTGGTTCAGAACCTCACATCCTTTTATGATGTGGGAGAGCACAACCACATCAGGATCAGGGGGGCGGACTGGAATGATGCCCTGGACCTGGCTTCCCAGCGAGGGGAGAGTGTGGCATTTACCTGTATGTATGGGTATAACTTAAAGGGGCTGGCTGATTTTCTGGAAGAGCTGAAAGCCCAGGGAACGGAGGAATTGGAAGTTGCCCAGGAGATAAGGCAGCTGTTAACAGAGGACAGGGCTGTTTACGATGATATTGGTAAGAAACAGGAAATACTGGCTCATTACTGCAGAAGCTGTTCCCACCGCATTTCAGGAAAAAAAGCAGTCATAAATGGAGAGGAATTGCAGGCAGATCTGCGGGCAAAGGCTTCCTGGATATTTGATCATGTAAGAGAAACGGAATGGATTTCTTCCAGGAATGGGTATGGCTGGTATAACGGATACTACGACAATTCCGGAAACAAAGTAGAGGGAGAAGGGGCAGCAGAGGTGCGGATGATGCTCACCAGTCAGGTCTTTTCCCTTATGTCAGGAGTTGCAACGGACCGGCAGGTGGGGGAGGTCGTGAAGGCTTCCCATGCTCATCTATACAAAGAGGACATCGGGGGATACCGGTTAAATACGGATTTCCATGAGGTGAAAATGGATTTAGGCAGGATGTTTGGTTTTGCTTACGGACATAAGGAAAATGGAGCAGTTTTTTCCCATATGGCGACGATGTACGGAAATGCCCTGTACAGGCGGAATGCTTCCAGGGAAGGATATCATGCCCTCATGTCATTATTTGATCATTGCAGCAATTCCGAAAAGAGCAGGGTATACCCGGGAATTCCCGAATACGTGGATGCCAGGGGAAGAGGGGTGTACCACTATCTGACAGGAGCCGCCAGCTGGTATCTTGTTACGGTTATCACTGAAATGTTTGGAATCAGAGGGCAATATGGGGATCTGGTTTTTAAACCCCAGCTTTTAAAAGAGCAGTTTGACTGGCAGCATGAGGCATGGGCATCCCTGATATTTGCCGGTAAAAGCTTGAAGGTCATTTATAAAAATCCCCGGAGTCTGGATCCGGAAACCTATAGGATAACCGGTATCTCATTAAATGGGATTCCCTGCCAACCCTTAAACAGGGATTGGGGCATTGGGAGAGAAGAGCTTTTAAAGCTGCCGGGTCAGGAGCTTCATACCATTACGGTTGATTTGAATGCAGAATAA
- a CDS encoding GNAT family N-acetyltransferase, whose amino-acid sequence MNILIEKGTKYHIDQLEQLYDDLNDFLENSINYPGWIKGIYPTREDAVNGIANDNLYVAKAEGKIVGSMILSHEPEPAYHKVQWGIQADCSDIFVIYTFAVHPGYLKNGIGMALMNFAVQHGMKEHAKAIRLDVYEKNLPAVRLYEKCGFKYVDTVDLGLGKYGLHCFKLYEKIL is encoded by the coding sequence ATGAACATTCTTATTGAGAAGGGAACAAAATACCATATTGATCAGCTTGAGCAGCTCTATGACGATCTGAATGACTTTCTGGAGAACAGCATTAACTATCCCGGTTGGATAAAAGGCATATATCCTACACGTGAAGATGCAGTTAACGGTATTGCAAATGACAATCTTTATGTAGCAAAAGCTGAAGGAAAAATCGTGGGTTCAATGATATTAAGCCATGAGCCCGAACCTGCATATCATAAGGTTCAATGGGGAATACAAGCTGACTGCTCTGATATATTTGTGATTTATACTTTCGCTGTTCACCCTGGGTATCTTAAAAATGGAATTGGCATGGCATTGATGAATTTTGCGGTTCAGCATGGCATGAAAGAACACGCAAAAGCCATCCGCCTTGATGTTTATGAAAAGAACCTGCCTGCTGTAAGGCTGTATGAAAAATGCGGTTTTAAGTATGTGGATACTGTGGATCTGGGGCTAGGAAAATATGGACTTCATTGCTTTAAGTTATATGAAAAAATACTGTAA
- a CDS encoding ABC transporter substrate-binding protein yields the protein MKKRLLKRVSAVALMVALAAGMTGCTGKGSAAPTAAGSITDGKTEKTVLNVWHQWSNDTNELKKKYDEAVSAYLAENPNIEINTQTLDTEAYKTKISAEFAGDAKGIDVFYYWGAGTARKMINADKLLPLDSYITDEIKGKLLEGSTAAFEYNGKTYSLPSFSWYMTLYCNKALFGQAGAELPDTYDKLVSAVEKLKALDGVTPLASGAKDGWNAAFIYQALALRTVGAEGINKMLSGQAPFEGEGYAEAADKVQELYEMGAFGANPLEQSNDDANAAFGTGKAAMRLMGSWFANGIYTDKAITINPEDVVAMKIPMISGKGNETDYCGGFVESFWVNKSSKNPDEAAKFAIYINQKMGEAAYQTGTGFSGWKTEVDENGLNPLFVQIKDLLSQGKTSVLAWDTSLDAEPATIHNEQVQTLFAPGADTGEFIKEHEAAINK from the coding sequence ATGAAGAAAAGGTTATTGAAAAGAGTTTCAGCCGTTGCACTTATGGTGGCTCTGGCAGCAGGAATGACCGGCTGCACAGGCAAAGGCAGCGCCGCTCCCACAGCAGCAGGCAGTATAACAGACGGAAAGACGGAAAAGACCGTATTAAATGTATGGCACCAGTGGTCCAATGATACCAATGAATTGAAGAAAAAATATGACGAGGCGGTTTCCGCCTACTTGGCGGAAAACCCCAACATAGAAATCAACACCCAGACCCTGGATACGGAAGCTTATAAGACTAAGATTTCCGCAGAGTTTGCTGGAGATGCAAAAGGGATCGATGTGTTCTACTACTGGGGGGCAGGAACCGCAAGAAAGATGATCAATGCGGATAAACTCCTTCCTCTGGATTCCTATATCACGGATGAGATCAAGGGGAAATTGCTTGAGGGGTCCACGGCAGCTTTTGAATACAATGGAAAGACATATTCTCTTCCCTCCTTTTCCTGGTACATGACCTTATACTGCAATAAGGCTTTATTCGGTCAGGCAGGAGCAGAGCTACCCGATACATATGACAAACTGGTATCAGCAGTTGAAAAGCTGAAAGCCCTTGACGGAGTGACTCCTCTGGCTTCCGGCGCAAAGGATGGCTGGAATGCCGCATTCATTTATCAGGCGCTGGCATTAAGGACCGTAGGGGCAGAAGGAATCAACAAGATGCTCTCCGGCCAGGCTCCCTTTGAAGGAGAGGGTTATGCAGAAGCTGCCGATAAGGTGCAGGAATTATACGAGATGGGCGCATTTGGAGCCAATCCTCTGGAACAGAGCAATGATGATGCCAATGCAGCTTTTGGAACCGGAAAGGCCGCTATGAGGCTTATGGGAAGCTGGTTTGCAAACGGCATTTATACGGATAAAGCCATTACCATCAATCCGGAGGATGTGGTTGCAATGAAAATCCCCATGATTTCCGGCAAAGGAAATGAAACCGATTATTGCGGCGGATTCGTAGAATCCTTCTGGGTGAATAAGAGCTCCAAAAACCCGGATGAGGCGGCCAAATTTGCAATCTATATAAACCAGAAGATGGGAGAGGCTGCGTACCAGACAGGCACAGGCTTCAGCGGCTGGAAAACAGAGGTGGATGAAAACGGCTTAAATCCTCTCTTTGTACAGATCAAGGATCTTCTTTCCCAGGGTAAGACCTCAGTCCTTGCATGGGATACCTCTCTTGATGCGGAGCCTGCCACCATCCATAATGAACAGGTGCAGACCTTATTTGCACCGGGAGCAGATACCGGTGAGTTTATAAAGGAACATGAAGCAGCTATTAATAAGTAA
- a CDS encoding carbohydrate ABC transporter permease has protein sequence MKIKKKIKFLLLCLIALTQLFPLYWLFTFSLKSNGEIFGENPIGLPLVWRWENYGNAFTQTNLIRYFLNSVFYSMATVVVAGLLSAMAAYAIARMKWKLKSLVFGVFALGIMIPAQAALLPLFQVLDKAGLKGGYLGLLIPYIAGALPMSIMILIGFYKSIPMEIEEAACIDGCGIFRCFAAIILPIVKPALATASIFTFLGTWNELMLANTFVDSDRYRTLPVGIMSFAGQYSTDWGLIGAGMVIATLPTIVIYFMLSNQIQDSLVAGAVKG, from the coding sequence ATGAAGATTAAAAAAAAGATAAAGTTTTTGCTGCTGTGCCTCATTGCACTGACTCAGCTTTTCCCCTTATACTGGCTTTTTACCTTTTCCTTAAAAAGCAATGGAGAGATTTTCGGAGAAAACCCCATCGGGCTCCCCTTGGTCTGGAGATGGGAAAATTATGGAAACGCATTTACCCAGACAAACCTGATCCGGTATTTTTTAAATTCCGTATTCTATTCCATGGCGACAGTGGTTGTTGCAGGACTTTTGTCTGCCATGGCTGCTTATGCCATAGCCAGGATGAAATGGAAGCTTAAATCCCTGGTATTCGGAGTTTTCGCATTGGGAATCATGATTCCGGCTCAGGCTGCCCTGCTGCCTCTGTTTCAGGTCCTTGACAAAGCCGGTTTAAAAGGCGGGTATTTAGGGCTTTTGATTCCTTATATTGCCGGGGCGCTTCCCATGAGCATCATGATATTAATCGGATTTTACAAAAGCATCCCAATGGAAATTGAGGAGGCTGCCTGCATTGACGGCTGCGGGATTTTCCGGTGTTTTGCGGCCATCATACTTCCCATTGTCAAGCCTGCTCTTGCCACTGCCTCTATTTTTACCTTTTTAGGGACCTGGAATGAGCTGATGTTAGCCAATACCTTTGTGGACAGCGACCGGTACCGGACCCTGCCCGTAGGCATCATGTCCTTTGCAGGCCAATATTCCACTGATTGGGGCTTAATCGGAGCGGGCATGGTCATAGCCACCCTGCCTACCATTGTTATTTATTTTATGCTGAGCAATCAGATCCAGGATAGCCTGGTTGCAGGTGCGGTGAAAGGATGA
- a CDS encoding cache domain-containing sensor histidine kinase: MAGLMDAWRNMRIKTKILIMYLTVVLLSFVITFSVISVINSSYTKKEILNAGTQTVSALKGNLSLIFDNVTQFSNLIYFDRNVQEALRNVDNRAIDPSIQRTIKQSLVNMILSGEYISSVLIMDSYHNVYSSYKKTPKGIHGDKALESEWYRNLSAHNGNGFFMKGSEGVIEFYGDTPYITYIREIRDENTYKPLAILLVTVNEETIRNYFNGVSNSSDSHFYILGDENEYIVAPQNPEQQNSENRLVITQDIGIENWKLAGSFQMDNMTAMAPYYSTVILLIMCLNVIFVFVCSVMLTRFIFRPLLKVEKHMMLVEKGQFDEMEVDRQKNEINNLKRVFNHMARSIKNLILKVKEEEQIIAKVELDLLQAQINPHFLYNTLDAVSALALMGDYDNCFKMTQALGSFYRNSLNSGLDFITVKDEISCIQSYLTILNIRYDNEIKVEVDVEEELKECRILKLLLQPLVENAVHHGIKPREGKGTISIKAFSDEDEIIFLVSDDGVGMSEEKIEEIMDGRTVTGKSGFGLYNLMQRITLYHGIKQPVLIHSEMGNGTEIAVRVKRMGAKGLEHGDQSSDC; the protein is encoded by the coding sequence ATGGCTGGTTTGATGGATGCATGGAGGAATATGAGGATTAAGACAAAAATCCTGATTATGTATTTGACAGTCGTATTATTATCCTTTGTGATCACCTTTTCCGTCATATCCGTCATTAACAGCTCTTATACGAAAAAAGAGATTCTTAATGCAGGCACTCAGACGGTCAGCGCCCTGAAGGGAAACTTATCCCTGATCTTTGATAATGTGACCCAGTTCTCCAACCTGATCTATTTTGATAGAAATGTTCAGGAGGCTTTAAGAAATGTTGACAACAGGGCCATTGATCCGTCCATTCAGAGGACTATCAAGCAGAGCCTGGTCAATATGATCCTGTCAGGAGAATATATCTCCAGCGTGCTGATTATGGATTCCTACCATAATGTATACAGCTCCTATAAAAAGACACCCAAAGGCATTCACGGGGATAAGGCTCTGGAGTCTGAGTGGTACCGGAACTTAAGTGCGCACAATGGAAACGGTTTTTTTATGAAGGGCAGCGAAGGGGTCATTGAATTTTATGGAGACACTCCCTACATTACTTATATCCGTGAAATACGGGATGAAAATACATATAAACCATTGGCGATCCTGCTGGTCACGGTCAATGAGGAAACCATACGCAATTACTTTAACGGGGTCAGTAATTCCAGTGACAGCCACTTTTATATCCTGGGAGATGAGAATGAATACATTGTGGCACCTCAAAACCCGGAACAGCAAAACAGTGAAAACCGGCTGGTGATCACCCAGGATATCGGCATTGAAAACTGGAAGCTGGCCGGCTCCTTTCAGATGGATAATATGACGGCCATGGCGCCCTATTATTCCACAGTTATTCTGCTGATCATGTGCCTTAATGTAATTTTTGTATTTGTCTGCTCGGTCATGCTCACCCGTTTTATCTTCCGCCCATTATTAAAAGTGGAAAAGCATATGATGCTGGTGGAAAAGGGGCAGTTTGATGAAATGGAGGTGGACCGGCAGAAAAATGAAATCAATAACTTAAAGCGTGTATTTAATCATATGGCAAGGTCCATTAAGAATCTGATTTTAAAGGTAAAGGAAGAAGAACAGATCATTGCAAAGGTGGAGCTTGATCTGCTTCAGGCTCAGATCAATCCTCATTTCCTTTACAACACCCTTGATGCGGTATCCGCGCTGGCTCTCATGGGGGATTATGATAATTGCTTTAAAATGACCCAGGCTTTGGGCAGCTTTTACAGGAACAGCTTAAACAGCGGATTGGATTTTATTACGGTAAAGGATGAGATCAGCTGCATTCAAAGCTATCTGACCATTCTGAATATCCGGTATGACAATGAAATTAAGGTAGAGGTGGATGTGGAAGAAGAGTTAAAGGAATGCAGAATATTAAAACTGCTTTTACAGCCTTTGGTGGAGAACGCCGTCCACCATGGAATCAAGCCAAGGGAGGGAAAAGGTACCATTTCCATTAAAGCCTTTTCCGATGAGGATGAAATTATTTTTCTGGTGTCTGATGACGGGGTCGGCATGAGCGAAGAAAAGATCGAGGAAATTATGGATGGCCGGACAGTGACCGGCAAGTCGGGATTCGGCCTTTATAACCTGATGCAGCGGATCACCCTTTATCATGGGATCAAGCAGCCGGTCCTTATTCACAGCGAGATGGGAAATGGAACGGAAATAGCAGTAAGAGTAAAGCGTATGGGAGCAAAGGGGCTGGAGCATGGAGATCAAAGTTCTGATTGTTGA